A section of the Castanea sativa cultivar Marrone di Chiusa Pesio chromosome 12, ASM4071231v1 genome encodes:
- the LOC142619257 gene encoding G-type lectin S-receptor-like serine/threonine-protein kinase At1g11410 isoform X3, which translates to MMNPAKGNTSLLLLSLLLVCPICTSLDTITPDQPLKDGDGQLLLSNHETFALGFFNPGSSSHRYIGIWFNQIAERTVVWVANRDAPLNDTSGVLSINGKGNLVLHTQSQTTPIWSTNVSFSVSSTNNSMAKLLDIGNLVLVQHDSQRVTWQSFDYPTNTLLPHMKLGLDRRTGLYRILTSWKSKDDPGIGDYSFRFVPTGYPQLNLYMGQTLLFRLGSWTGLTWSGVPKTASNYFKVNFVNNQDEATAMYSIKPNLPTKVIAKMVVDESGIVQRSLWQETTWVEYWSGPRDSCDKYLNCGLNSYCDLHNMVIFECKCFPGFEPKSSRDCMREKQGVSMCNNGEGFVKLAHMKVPDTSIAHADMSLSMKECEQKCLRNCSCMAYASANESKGGIGCLTWHGDLADTRTFPDGGQDLYTRVDAVVLARYAKKNGLTQKKRMLAILGVSIAVMFLLLVSIVYCFVMKKKKETRHSTYLDSADSTLPYFEDSPSRRGLDGTRRNSNLPLFNLRTIIAATDNFSIANKLGQGGFGPVYKGLLQNGMEIAIKRLSKCSGQGIEQFKTEVALIAKLQHRNLVRILGCCIHKEEKMLIYEYLPNKSLDSFIFDFGMARIVGGDQIEANTNCIVGTYGYMSPEYAMQGLFSIKSDVYSFGVLLLEIITGKRNGTYHHDGPSSNLIGHVWDLWREDNSMKIVDPLLNETYPANEVSRCIQIGLLCVQEHATDRPTMSTVVFMLGNDTPLPSPKRPAFILKGTYNSTDRSTSAASNSINEITLTKIDGR; encoded by the exons ATCTGCACTTCCCTTGACACCATAACACCAGACCAACCCCTCAAGGATGGTGATGGTCAACTTCTACTCTCAAACCACGAAACCTTTGCACTTGGGTTTTTCAACCCCGGCAGTTCCAGCCACCGCTACATTGGAATTTGGTTTAACCAAATCGCCGAAAGAACCGTTGTGTGGGTTGCAAATAGAGACGCTCCTCTCAATGATACCTCTGGAGTCCTCTCCATCAACGGTAAGGGAAACCTTGTACTCCACACCCAAAGCCAAACCACTCCTATTTGGTCCAccaatgtttctttttctgtcTCGTCCACAAATAATTCTATGGCTAAGCTCTTAGATATAGGAAATCTTGTTTTGGTTCAACACGACAGCCAACGTGTTACATGGCAAAGTTTTGATTATCCCACCAATACTCTACTTCCGCATATGAAACTTGGGCTAGACCGGCGGACTGGGTTGTACCGGATCCTAACATCTTGGAAGTCCAAAGATGACCCGGGAATTGGCGACTACTCATTTCGATTCGTTCCAACTGGGTACCCTCAATTGAACTTATACATGGGTCAGACTCTATTATTTCGTTTGGGATCTTGGACTGGCCTAACATGGAGCGGTGTACCCAAAACCGCATCAAATTACTTCAAAGTTAACTTTGTGAATAATCAAGATGAAGCCACAGCAATGTATAGTATAAAACCAAATTTACCCACCAAAGTTATTGCTAAAATGGTGGTGGATGAATCAGGAATTGTGCAACGGTCCTTATGGCAGGAGACTACATGGGTCGAATATTGGTCCGGCCCACGAGATTCGTGCGATAAGTATTTGAATTGCGGTCTAAATAGTTATTGTGACCTACACAATATGGTCATTTTTGAGTGCAAGTGCTTTCCTGGATTTGAACCCAAGTCATCTCGTGATTGCATGAGGGAAAAGCAAGGAGTGTCCATGTGCAACAACGGAGAAGGTTTCGTGAAGTTGGCACATATGAAGGTGCCGGATACTTCAATAGCACATGCGGACATGAGTTTAAGTATGAAAGAGTGTGAGCAAAAGTGTTTGAGGAATTGTTCTTGTATGGCTTACGCAAGTGCAAATGAGAGTAAGGGAGGGATTGGTTGCTTGACATGGCATGGGGACTTGGCGGACACAAGAACATTTCCTGATGGAGGACAAGATTTATACACACGTGTGGATGCGGTTGTATTAG cTCGATATGCTAAGAAAAATGGTCTTACTCAGAAAAAGAGGATGCTGGCAATTCTGGGAGTTTCTATTGCTGTAATGTTTCTTCTTCTAGTCTCAATTGTGTATTGTTTtgtaatgaagaagaagaaag AGACGAGGCATAGCACATATTTAGATAGTGCTGACTCCACTTTACCATACTTCGAAGACTCTCCAAGTAGAAGGGGCCTCGATGGAACTagaagaaattcaaatttgcCATTATTTAATCTAAGAACCATAATTGCTGCTACAGATAACTTCTCTATTGCTAACAAGCTTGGCCAAGGTGGTTTTGGCCCAGTTTATAAG GGTTTGCTACAAAATGGAATGGAAATAGCAATAAAAAGACTATCAAAATGCTCTGGACAAGGAATAGAACAATTCAAAACAGAAGTTGCACTAATTGCTAAACTCCAACATAGAAACCTTGTGAGAATTTTAGGCTGTTGCATTCACAAAGAAGAGAAGATGTTGATCTATGAGTACTTGCCAAATAAAAGCTTAGACTCTTTCATTTTTG attttggtATGGCTAGAATTGTTGGAGGGGACCAAATTGAAGCTAATACAAATTGCATCGTTGGAACATA TGGTTATATGTCACCTGAGTATGCAATGCAAGGACTTTTTTCAATAAAGTCTGATGTATATAGCTTTGGGGTATTGCTACTGGAGATCATTACAGGGAAAAGGAATGGTACTTACCACCATGATGGCCCTTCCTCAAATTTGATTGGACAT GTTTGGGACCTATGGAGAGAAGACAATTCCATGAAAATAGTCGACCCGTTACTAAATGAGACATACCCTGCTAATGAAGTTTCAAGATGCATTCAAATTGGACTTTTGTGTGTGCAAGAACATGCAACAGACCGGCCAACCATGTCAACTGTTGTTTTCATGTTGGGTAATGACACTCCTCTTCCTTCTCCAAAACGACCTGCATTTATTTTGAAGGGTACTTACAATAGTACAGACAGATCAACTAGTGCAGCATCTAATTCTATAAATGAAATAACACTTACTAAAATTGACGGTCGTTAA
- the LOC142619257 gene encoding G-type lectin S-receptor-like serine/threonine-protein kinase At1g11410 isoform X2 — protein sequence MMNPAKGNTSLLLLSLLLVCPICTSLDTITPDQPLKDGDGQLLLSNHETFALGFFNPGSSSHRYIGIWFNQIAERTVVWVANRDAPLNDTSGVLSINGKGNLVLHTQSQTTPIWSTNVSFSVSSTNNSMAKLLDIGNLVLVQHDSQRVTWQSFDYPTNTLLPHMKLGLDRRTGLYRILTSWKSKDDPGIGDYSFRFVPTGYPQLNLYMGQTLLFRLGSWTGLTWSGVPKTASNYFKVNFVNNQDEATAMYSIKPNLPTKVIAKMVVDESGIVQRSLWQETTWVEYWSGPRDSCDKYLNCGLNSYCDLHNMVIFECKCFPGFEPKSSRDCMREKQGVSMCNNGEGFVKLAHMKVPDTSIAHADMSLSMKECEQKCLRNCSCMAYASANESKGGIGCLTWHGDLADTRTFPDGGQDLYTRVDAVVLETRHSTYLDSADSTLPYFEDSPSRRGLDGTRRNSNLPLFNLRTIIAATDNFSIANKLGQGGFGPVYKGLLQNGMEIAIKRLSKCSGQGIEQFKTEVALIAKLQHRNLVRILGCCIHKEEKMLIYEYLPNKSLDSFIFDEAKRSCLDWEKRFEIICGIGRGILYLHHDSRLRIIHRDLKASNVLLDNALTPKISDFGMARIVGGDQIEANTNCIVGTYGYMSPEYAMQGLFSIKSDVYSFGVLLLEIITGKRNGTYHHDGPSSNLIGHVWDLWREDNSMKIVDPLLNETYPANEVSRCIQIGLLCVQEHATDRPTMSTVVFMLGNDTPLPSPKRPAFILKGTYNSTDRSTSAASNSINEITLTKIDGR from the exons ATCTGCACTTCCCTTGACACCATAACACCAGACCAACCCCTCAAGGATGGTGATGGTCAACTTCTACTCTCAAACCACGAAACCTTTGCACTTGGGTTTTTCAACCCCGGCAGTTCCAGCCACCGCTACATTGGAATTTGGTTTAACCAAATCGCCGAAAGAACCGTTGTGTGGGTTGCAAATAGAGACGCTCCTCTCAATGATACCTCTGGAGTCCTCTCCATCAACGGTAAGGGAAACCTTGTACTCCACACCCAAAGCCAAACCACTCCTATTTGGTCCAccaatgtttctttttctgtcTCGTCCACAAATAATTCTATGGCTAAGCTCTTAGATATAGGAAATCTTGTTTTGGTTCAACACGACAGCCAACGTGTTACATGGCAAAGTTTTGATTATCCCACCAATACTCTACTTCCGCATATGAAACTTGGGCTAGACCGGCGGACTGGGTTGTACCGGATCCTAACATCTTGGAAGTCCAAAGATGACCCGGGAATTGGCGACTACTCATTTCGATTCGTTCCAACTGGGTACCCTCAATTGAACTTATACATGGGTCAGACTCTATTATTTCGTTTGGGATCTTGGACTGGCCTAACATGGAGCGGTGTACCCAAAACCGCATCAAATTACTTCAAAGTTAACTTTGTGAATAATCAAGATGAAGCCACAGCAATGTATAGTATAAAACCAAATTTACCCACCAAAGTTATTGCTAAAATGGTGGTGGATGAATCAGGAATTGTGCAACGGTCCTTATGGCAGGAGACTACATGGGTCGAATATTGGTCCGGCCCACGAGATTCGTGCGATAAGTATTTGAATTGCGGTCTAAATAGTTATTGTGACCTACACAATATGGTCATTTTTGAGTGCAAGTGCTTTCCTGGATTTGAACCCAAGTCATCTCGTGATTGCATGAGGGAAAAGCAAGGAGTGTCCATGTGCAACAACGGAGAAGGTTTCGTGAAGTTGGCACATATGAAGGTGCCGGATACTTCAATAGCACATGCGGACATGAGTTTAAGTATGAAAGAGTGTGAGCAAAAGTGTTTGAGGAATTGTTCTTGTATGGCTTACGCAAGTGCAAATGAGAGTAAGGGAGGGATTGGTTGCTTGACATGGCATGGGGACTTGGCGGACACAAGAACATTTCCTGATGGAGGACAAGATTTATACACACGTGTGGATGCGGTTGTATTAG AGACGAGGCATAGCACATATTTAGATAGTGCTGACTCCACTTTACCATACTTCGAAGACTCTCCAAGTAGAAGGGGCCTCGATGGAACTagaagaaattcaaatttgcCATTATTTAATCTAAGAACCATAATTGCTGCTACAGATAACTTCTCTATTGCTAACAAGCTTGGCCAAGGTGGTTTTGGCCCAGTTTATAAG GGTTTGCTACAAAATGGAATGGAAATAGCAATAAAAAGACTATCAAAATGCTCTGGACAAGGAATAGAACAATTCAAAACAGAAGTTGCACTAATTGCTAAACTCCAACATAGAAACCTTGTGAGAATTTTAGGCTGTTGCATTCACAAAGAAGAGAAGATGTTGATCTATGAGTACTTGCCAAATAAAAGCTTAGACTCTTTCATTTTTG ATGAAGCAAAAAGGTCATGTTTAGATTGGGAAAAGCGATTTGAGATTATTTGCGGAATTGGTCGAGGGATCTTATATCTTCATCATGACTCAAGATTAAGAATTATCCATAGAGATTTAAAGGCCAGCAATGTTCTACTTGATAATGCATTGACtccaaaaatttcagattttggtATGGCTAGAATTGTTGGAGGGGACCAAATTGAAGCTAATACAAATTGCATCGTTGGAACATA TGGTTATATGTCACCTGAGTATGCAATGCAAGGACTTTTTTCAATAAAGTCTGATGTATATAGCTTTGGGGTATTGCTACTGGAGATCATTACAGGGAAAAGGAATGGTACTTACCACCATGATGGCCCTTCCTCAAATTTGATTGGACAT GTTTGGGACCTATGGAGAGAAGACAATTCCATGAAAATAGTCGACCCGTTACTAAATGAGACATACCCTGCTAATGAAGTTTCAAGATGCATTCAAATTGGACTTTTGTGTGTGCAAGAACATGCAACAGACCGGCCAACCATGTCAACTGTTGTTTTCATGTTGGGTAATGACACTCCTCTTCCTTCTCCAAAACGACCTGCATTTATTTTGAAGGGTACTTACAATAGTACAGACAGATCAACTAGTGCAGCATCTAATTCTATAAATGAAATAACACTTACTAAAATTGACGGTCGTTAA
- the LOC142619257 gene encoding G-type lectin S-receptor-like serine/threonine-protein kinase At1g11410 isoform X1: MMNPAKGNTSLLLLSLLLVCPICTSLDTITPDQPLKDGDGQLLLSNHETFALGFFNPGSSSHRYIGIWFNQIAERTVVWVANRDAPLNDTSGVLSINGKGNLVLHTQSQTTPIWSTNVSFSVSSTNNSMAKLLDIGNLVLVQHDSQRVTWQSFDYPTNTLLPHMKLGLDRRTGLYRILTSWKSKDDPGIGDYSFRFVPTGYPQLNLYMGQTLLFRLGSWTGLTWSGVPKTASNYFKVNFVNNQDEATAMYSIKPNLPTKVIAKMVVDESGIVQRSLWQETTWVEYWSGPRDSCDKYLNCGLNSYCDLHNMVIFECKCFPGFEPKSSRDCMREKQGVSMCNNGEGFVKLAHMKVPDTSIAHADMSLSMKECEQKCLRNCSCMAYASANESKGGIGCLTWHGDLADTRTFPDGGQDLYTRVDAVVLARYAKKNGLTQKKRMLAILGVSIAVMFLLLVSIVYCFVMKKKKETRHSTYLDSADSTLPYFEDSPSRRGLDGTRRNSNLPLFNLRTIIAATDNFSIANKLGQGGFGPVYKGLLQNGMEIAIKRLSKCSGQGIEQFKTEVALIAKLQHRNLVRILGCCIHKEEKMLIYEYLPNKSLDSFIFDEAKRSCLDWEKRFEIICGIGRGILYLHHDSRLRIIHRDLKASNVLLDNALTPKISDFGMARIVGGDQIEANTNCIVGTYGYMSPEYAMQGLFSIKSDVYSFGVLLLEIITGKRNGTYHHDGPSSNLIGHVWDLWREDNSMKIVDPLLNETYPANEVSRCIQIGLLCVQEHATDRPTMSTVVFMLGNDTPLPSPKRPAFILKGTYNSTDRSTSAASNSINEITLTKIDGR, from the exons ATCTGCACTTCCCTTGACACCATAACACCAGACCAACCCCTCAAGGATGGTGATGGTCAACTTCTACTCTCAAACCACGAAACCTTTGCACTTGGGTTTTTCAACCCCGGCAGTTCCAGCCACCGCTACATTGGAATTTGGTTTAACCAAATCGCCGAAAGAACCGTTGTGTGGGTTGCAAATAGAGACGCTCCTCTCAATGATACCTCTGGAGTCCTCTCCATCAACGGTAAGGGAAACCTTGTACTCCACACCCAAAGCCAAACCACTCCTATTTGGTCCAccaatgtttctttttctgtcTCGTCCACAAATAATTCTATGGCTAAGCTCTTAGATATAGGAAATCTTGTTTTGGTTCAACACGACAGCCAACGTGTTACATGGCAAAGTTTTGATTATCCCACCAATACTCTACTTCCGCATATGAAACTTGGGCTAGACCGGCGGACTGGGTTGTACCGGATCCTAACATCTTGGAAGTCCAAAGATGACCCGGGAATTGGCGACTACTCATTTCGATTCGTTCCAACTGGGTACCCTCAATTGAACTTATACATGGGTCAGACTCTATTATTTCGTTTGGGATCTTGGACTGGCCTAACATGGAGCGGTGTACCCAAAACCGCATCAAATTACTTCAAAGTTAACTTTGTGAATAATCAAGATGAAGCCACAGCAATGTATAGTATAAAACCAAATTTACCCACCAAAGTTATTGCTAAAATGGTGGTGGATGAATCAGGAATTGTGCAACGGTCCTTATGGCAGGAGACTACATGGGTCGAATATTGGTCCGGCCCACGAGATTCGTGCGATAAGTATTTGAATTGCGGTCTAAATAGTTATTGTGACCTACACAATATGGTCATTTTTGAGTGCAAGTGCTTTCCTGGATTTGAACCCAAGTCATCTCGTGATTGCATGAGGGAAAAGCAAGGAGTGTCCATGTGCAACAACGGAGAAGGTTTCGTGAAGTTGGCACATATGAAGGTGCCGGATACTTCAATAGCACATGCGGACATGAGTTTAAGTATGAAAGAGTGTGAGCAAAAGTGTTTGAGGAATTGTTCTTGTATGGCTTACGCAAGTGCAAATGAGAGTAAGGGAGGGATTGGTTGCTTGACATGGCATGGGGACTTGGCGGACACAAGAACATTTCCTGATGGAGGACAAGATTTATACACACGTGTGGATGCGGTTGTATTAG cTCGATATGCTAAGAAAAATGGTCTTACTCAGAAAAAGAGGATGCTGGCAATTCTGGGAGTTTCTATTGCTGTAATGTTTCTTCTTCTAGTCTCAATTGTGTATTGTTTtgtaatgaagaagaagaaag AGACGAGGCATAGCACATATTTAGATAGTGCTGACTCCACTTTACCATACTTCGAAGACTCTCCAAGTAGAAGGGGCCTCGATGGAACTagaagaaattcaaatttgcCATTATTTAATCTAAGAACCATAATTGCTGCTACAGATAACTTCTCTATTGCTAACAAGCTTGGCCAAGGTGGTTTTGGCCCAGTTTATAAG GGTTTGCTACAAAATGGAATGGAAATAGCAATAAAAAGACTATCAAAATGCTCTGGACAAGGAATAGAACAATTCAAAACAGAAGTTGCACTAATTGCTAAACTCCAACATAGAAACCTTGTGAGAATTTTAGGCTGTTGCATTCACAAAGAAGAGAAGATGTTGATCTATGAGTACTTGCCAAATAAAAGCTTAGACTCTTTCATTTTTG ATGAAGCAAAAAGGTCATGTTTAGATTGGGAAAAGCGATTTGAGATTATTTGCGGAATTGGTCGAGGGATCTTATATCTTCATCATGACTCAAGATTAAGAATTATCCATAGAGATTTAAAGGCCAGCAATGTTCTACTTGATAATGCATTGACtccaaaaatttcagattttggtATGGCTAGAATTGTTGGAGGGGACCAAATTGAAGCTAATACAAATTGCATCGTTGGAACATA TGGTTATATGTCACCTGAGTATGCAATGCAAGGACTTTTTTCAATAAAGTCTGATGTATATAGCTTTGGGGTATTGCTACTGGAGATCATTACAGGGAAAAGGAATGGTACTTACCACCATGATGGCCCTTCCTCAAATTTGATTGGACAT GTTTGGGACCTATGGAGAGAAGACAATTCCATGAAAATAGTCGACCCGTTACTAAATGAGACATACCCTGCTAATGAAGTTTCAAGATGCATTCAAATTGGACTTTTGTGTGTGCAAGAACATGCAACAGACCGGCCAACCATGTCAACTGTTGTTTTCATGTTGGGTAATGACACTCCTCTTCCTTCTCCAAAACGACCTGCATTTATTTTGAAGGGTACTTACAATAGTACAGACAGATCAACTAGTGCAGCATCTAATTCTATAAATGAAATAACACTTACTAAAATTGACGGTCGTTAA